aaCGTATAAGTCATTATTTTTCCTAATGCTGTGGGTTAATCTAGATAATGAAGAATAATTTAAATATGAAAGTGAGATAAATATTTGGATAATTTGAGAGCCAAATTCAAcattaaattctttttttttaattttactttataagAAGTAAATCTTCGTAGCagtattttttgttttttgttttttttgaaaaatagcaAAAAGTTGTTTCGGACATCTTTTAGCTGATACTAACAAAGTTCGAAAGCTTCTTTTTTGTTTTCAGCTTGTTTTGAAGTCTTAAAATACAGAGGGTTAGTCTAAATGAACTAAAATGTAGTTGAATGAATCAACTGACATAAAGCCGGGTATTAGCAAATCCGTTATTTGTAGAAACTAAAATTAGAAAATCAGATTGTCTAACCAACTACTTCAGACTAGACAGTGTCTGTGATCAGACAACAAAACACAACCAGAAAGAAACCACTCCAACAGTCGCTAAATCGTCGTTCAACCGTACTTCATTCTACCtcaacaattaacaaaattctCCCACACAAGCGTAAGTATCATCAGAGTGAGACCCTACCACACTTCAAAAGATTTTAGAGGAATTTGTGTCCAAGGCATGGCTGGAGTGATGGCAGTGTTATGGGCGGGTGCCCTGATCCAGGTGGCAACCAGCGTTAAGGTTGTTGCAGATAACATTGGTGTGAATTGGGGCACGATGACGTCGCACCCGTTGCATCCCAGAATAGTGGTTCAGCTGCTGAAAGATAATGGGTTTGAAAAGGTTAAGCTTTTCGATTCAGATCCTTGGATGGTGGGGTACTTGGCCGGAACCGGCATCGAGGTCATGCTTGGGATCCCTAATGATCAGCTTGAGTTTTTGTCTCAAGACTACGGCAATGCCAAGGATTGGGTCAAAGAAAACTGCACATCACATCTTCACAAGGGAGGTGTCAATATCAAGTACGTACTTCAATTGTTCCATGGAAATTAAAGGTCCAAGGAAAGGAAGTTGTTAATATTTATTGTGTGACATATATTGCAGGTACGTAGCCGTTGGAAATGAGCCGTTTTTGACTAGCTACAAAGGGAGATTTCTCAAAACCACCTTCCCAGCATTGAAAAACATTCAGAAGGCCCTTAATGAAGCAGGTTTAGGAAACAAAATCAAAGCAGTCGTACCACAGAACGCGGACGTTTATGAATCAAAATCGGACAAACCATCAGACGGAGTGTTTCGCAGAGACGTAAAGGCTGTGATGGCCCAAATTGTGCGTTTCTTGAAGGAAAATGGAGCCCCATTTGTGGTTAACATATATCCTTTCATCAGTCTCACCATGAATAGTAAGTTCCCTTCGGATTTTGCCTTCTTTGATGGAGGCCACCCCATCCAGGACGATAATGTTCAGTATAATAACGTTTTTGAGGCAAACTTTGACACTCTTATTTACGCATTGAAAGACCTGGGCACCCCTAATTTGACGATCCTTGTGGGGGAAGTTGGTTGGCCAACAGATGGCCACAAAAAGGCAAATAAGAACAGTGCTAAGAAGTTTTACGATGGTCTGTTCAAAGTGTTGGCTAGTAAAAAGGGAACCCCACTTCGTCCTGGGGAAATGGATGTCTACCTATTCGGCTTGTTTGATGAGGACACCAAGAGCATTGAACCAGGGAATTTCGAGAGGCATTGGGGAATTTTTGACTTTGATGGCAAACCCAAATTCACAATGGACATATCTGGCAAGGGAGGTGACAAGCATTTAGTGGCCGCCAAAGGAGTCAAGTACTTGCCTAAACAATGGTGCGTTTTGGAAAGCTACGCCTCCAACCAAGATTTGATTGGTCAACAGATCGGTTGGGCTTGCGCCAGATCCGATTGCACTGCCCTGCAGGATGGTGCATCTTGTTCTAATCTGGATCCCGACCGTACGGTCTCCTATGCTTTTAACAGTTACTATCAAATGAATAACCAAGATGAAGATGCCTGTGACTTCGAGGGTTTAGCCACTGTTGTATCCAAGGATCCTTCCACCATGTCCTGCAGATTCAATACTCAAATAAAGGTTGATGGGGCCACCAGGCTAAGTTTTGCGCAAGGAGCCGTTGCAGCTATTTCTTCATTAGTCACCTTGTTCTTTTTGTTTTAAGTTTGAGACTCAAATTCTACACCATTCCATAAAATGAGTTTCGGCTCCCACTCCGTAGAATAATGTTAGAGCAGTTCTCTTTCTCAGCCtcaatattttctttttaattactagctaacttctttttttatttatataatatatactaGTCATTATGTCATATGTGCTTTTTTTTCTAAGATATCTACATAAATATCGTATGATCTTACttgttttttattttgtatttaatttttatatttagttcaCATTAACTTATAATACTACTAACAAATCACCATCGACTAGTTTTTTCTAATAAAATCACTACacttgaaatattaattaagcaACTGACATCAAAATTGACACGAGCATGACTAAAGTAAAACCATATTAGTACTTCTGTATTTTAGTTTATTAGAACTTTATTGTTTACAATTTTATTTTGATAGGATTAACTATTGAGCCGAATTATTTACACTTCTTTTAGTTATAACTTTCTTTTGTCGAAAAGGAAATATAACATAATATGTCACATCTCTAAATCTGGGTTAGTAGAAATTCAGTTAGTGAACCGAGAGTAGTCACACCTTGAATTTTTTTAAGATTATCTTTACACTTTTGATAAACAAAAATCAATTATAGTGATTGAGTAGTGGTGGAGCTATCATTGATTATCTGTGTTCAAATCTCTTCCCTCACACTAATTTCTATTAGGTGCAAATTTGTTTCAAACCCTTAGCAAAGGTCATCctatgtttttaaatattttctattaaaataataataagcaaataagttagtttagtggttaagtgctcAATTAGTTTTCTAAATATCCTAAGTTCAAGTTTATGccatttcttttttttgtttaatttttttgccAACTTTAGTGGTCAACACCCTTAAAACTGTCCATGTTAGTTGCCATGCATGGGGAAAGATTCTTTCCTTTTATGTGAGTCAACATTCCCTCATTAAGTCCCCTTTTCACTCTTTTGTCCCCCTAACTTGCTATTCTCTTCACCATTACCATGAGTGATGTTTACTGAACCTGGACATGTTTGACAACACCCAttttcatccatcttttcattttTCCCCTCTCATTGTTGCACCTCCCTAAAGCTCCTCCcaattctctcattttcttttttttttttttttgtttagtcATCGACCACCCATTTTCTCTCTAATTTCTCCTCTCCTCCACCATTCCTTGGTTTTGAACAACCTTCACCAGTACCGAACCTCTATTGCACCGccacttttcttctttttttagtTCTATCGCCCCCCTTTAGCACTACCCTTCACCACTGTGACAACCACTACACGCCACCGCGAAACATcaccctttttctttatttttttcttctctcttcTCCTATCT
This window of the Gossypium arboreum isolate Shixiya-1 chromosome 12, ASM2569848v2, whole genome shotgun sequence genome carries:
- the LOC108477952 gene encoding glucan endo-1,3-beta-glucosidase 8-like: MAGVMAVLWAGALIQVATSVKVVADNIGVNWGTMTSHPLHPRIVVQLLKDNGFEKVKLFDSDPWMVGYLAGTGIEVMLGIPNDQLEFLSQDYGNAKDWVKENCTSHLHKGGVNIKYVAVGNEPFLTSYKGRFLKTTFPALKNIQKALNEAGLGNKIKAVVPQNADVYESKSDKPSDGVFRRDVKAVMAQIVRFLKENGAPFVVNIYPFISLTMNSKFPSDFAFFDGGHPIQDDNVQYNNVFEANFDTLIYALKDLGTPNLTILVGEVGWPTDGHKKANKNSAKKFYDGLFKVLASKKGTPLRPGEMDVYLFGLFDEDTKSIEPGNFERHWGIFDFDGKPKFTMDISGKGGDKHLVAAKGVKYLPKQWCVLESYASNQDLIGQQIGWACARSDCTALQDGASCSNLDPDRTVSYAFNSYYQMNNQDEDACDFEGLATVVSKDPSTMSCRFNTQIKVDGATRLSFAQGAVAAISSLVTLFFLF